A section of the Marinoscillum sp. 108 genome encodes:
- a CDS encoding SulP family inorganic anion transporter: MKLIHQILPITSWLPQYKKTQLNGDLFAGLTVGIMLIPQGMAYALIAGLPPVYGLYASIVPQLIYALFGTSRQLSVAPVAMDSLLVAAGVSVLATEGTDAYIGFAILLAFFMGAFQLLLGVLRLGFITNLLSKPVISGFTSAAALIIGLNQLKYLMGVDLVKSNKVHEILWDAVQSINQTHLMTLAIGIVGIVIIKGVKRIHSSIPGALIAVIFGTALVYFMQLESAGVSIVKTIPDGLPSFKLPDLSLGQLGELIPLALTISVVAFMEAFSVAKAIEAKKRNYKVQPNQELVALGAANLIGSLFQSFPVTGGFSRSAVNYQSGAHTPLSSVISAVVVSLTLIFLTPLFYFLPKAILASVIMVAVAGLIDWTYARRLWKDSRVEFALLIATFLITLNFSMVPGIVSGIVLSILVLLYRSAYPHIARLGRVRGHHEFRNIKRFKDLEQWEHVLILRLDAPLTFINIQYFKEYIENAVDDAQGRIETLILDAGPLSYLDATATSGLKDLLDFLHEKKIEFLICDLIGPVRDTMKRTGLNEVLHKENVFFDLNEAVKFATTHKQGDYKDYALQSDLKD; the protein is encoded by the coding sequence ATGAAATTGATACACCAGATACTGCCCATCACGAGCTGGCTGCCTCAGTATAAAAAGACTCAGCTGAATGGCGACTTGTTTGCCGGTCTCACGGTTGGGATTATGCTGATTCCTCAGGGGATGGCTTATGCGCTGATTGCGGGACTGCCCCCTGTTTATGGCTTGTATGCCTCCATCGTTCCTCAGCTCATCTATGCTCTATTTGGTACTTCGCGGCAGCTTTCCGTGGCTCCTGTGGCCATGGACTCACTGCTGGTAGCGGCCGGGGTATCAGTGCTGGCCACGGAGGGTACTGATGCCTACATTGGGTTTGCCATTCTTTTGGCGTTTTTTATGGGGGCCTTCCAGTTATTGCTGGGTGTACTGCGCCTGGGATTCATCACCAACCTTCTTTCAAAGCCAGTGATCAGTGGGTTTACCTCCGCTGCGGCGCTCATCATCGGCCTCAATCAGTTGAAATACCTCATGGGGGTAGATCTGGTGAAAAGTAATAAGGTACATGAAATCCTCTGGGATGCTGTGCAAAGTATCAACCAGACACATTTGATGACGCTGGCCATAGGGATTGTGGGGATTGTCATCATCAAAGGAGTGAAGCGGATTCATTCCAGTATTCCCGGAGCCTTGATTGCGGTGATATTCGGTACGGCCTTGGTCTATTTTATGCAGCTGGAGTCTGCCGGTGTGAGCATAGTAAAAACCATACCCGATGGTTTGCCCTCCTTCAAACTACCAGACCTCTCTTTGGGTCAGCTGGGTGAACTCATTCCGCTGGCACTCACCATCTCCGTGGTAGCCTTTATGGAGGCCTTTTCTGTGGCCAAAGCCATAGAAGCCAAAAAACGAAATTACAAAGTACAGCCCAATCAGGAACTGGTGGCGCTGGGGGCGGCTAACTTAATAGGGTCGCTGTTTCAGTCTTTTCCGGTGACTGGTGGTTTTTCCCGATCGGCAGTCAACTACCAGTCCGGGGCACATACACCACTTTCGTCTGTGATCAGTGCAGTAGTGGTTTCGCTCACCCTCATCTTTCTCACGCCACTGTTTTATTTCCTGCCCAAAGCCATTCTTGCTTCGGTGATTATGGTGGCGGTAGCCGGATTGATCGATTGGACCTATGCCCGGCGACTGTGGAAAGACAGTCGGGTAGAATTTGCCCTCCTGATTGCTACCTTTTTGATCACCCTCAATTTTAGTATGGTGCCTGGCATCGTCAGCGGTATCGTATTGTCTATCCTGGTGCTTTTGTACAGGTCGGCATATCCGCATATCGCCAGACTGGGCAGGGTGCGGGGACATCACGAGTTTAGAAATATCAAACGATTCAAGGACCTGGAGCAGTGGGAGCACGTCCTCATTTTGCGCCTGGATGCGCCGCTTACTTTCATCAATATTCAGTATTTTAAGGAGTATATTGAGAATGCCGTAGACGATGCCCAGGGTCGGATAGAAACGCTTATATTAGATGCTGGCCCGCTCAGCTATCTGGACGCCACGGCCACCAGCGGGCTGAAGGATTTGTTGGACTTTTTGCATGAAAAAAAGATAGAGTTTCTGATTTGTGACCTGATTGGCCCAGTGAGGGATACTATGAAAAGGACAGGCTTGAATGAGGTTCTACATAAGGAAAATGTGTTTTTTGATCTGAACGAGGCAGTGAAATTTGCCACTACCCACAAGCAGGGGGACTACAAAGATTATGCGCTGCAGTCGGACTTAAAAGACTAA
- a CDS encoding DUF202 domain-containing protein, producing the protein MKEREMILRDHLVLDRTKLANQRTLLAFVRTSLYLVVSGIAVIKVDFLDKIRFLGFILVGISLIVLILGVWNYFYFRKKMMNQYHQD; encoded by the coding sequence ATGAAGGAACGGGAAATGATACTCAGAGATCACCTGGTCCTGGATCGAACCAAGCTGGCCAATCAACGGACGTTATTGGCTTTCGTTAGGACCAGTCTTTATCTGGTGGTATCGGGGATTGCCGTGATCAAGGTTGATTTTTTGGACAAAATCCGCTTTTTGGGCTTTATCCTTGTAGGGATTAGCCTGATTGTCTTGATTCTGGGAGTTTGGAACTATTTCTATTTCAGGAAAAAGATGATGAATCAATATCATCAGGATTGA
- a CDS encoding rhodanese-like domain-containing protein, with the protein MKVEQIYTGCLAQGAYYIESNGEAAIIDPLRESEPYILKAEKEGAKIKYIFETHFHADFVSGHVDLAAKTGATIVYGPNAKTEYDIHEATDGELFRIGKIKIKVLHTPGHTMESTTYLLIDEAGKEHAIFSGDTLFIGDVGRPDLAQKGTLTQDDLAGYLYDSLRTKIMTLPDEVIVYPAHGAGSACGKNMSKETTDLLGNQKKTNYALRADMTKEEFIKEVTDGLLPPPQYFAQNVAMNKSGAKGMDEILEKGNVPLDVETFEAVANHEGALVLDTRSPGEFAADHVPNSIFIGIDGSFAPWVGALIPDLEQPIVFIAPEGREEEIVTRLSRVGYDNTLGYLSGGMAAWKAAGKDTEQVTTIPAHQFASAYKEGGLNVMDVRKPSEFEAEHVEDAMNLPLDFISENMDQVDKKKQYHIHCAGGYRSMIAASILKSRGFDNIVDVAGGFKAISETDIPTTNYVCPSTLK; encoded by the coding sequence ATGAAGGTAGAACAGATTTATACAGGATGCCTTGCTCAGGGAGCTTATTATATTGAAAGTAATGGAGAAGCGGCGATCATCGATCCGTTGAGAGAGTCAGAGCCTTATATCCTGAAAGCCGAGAAGGAAGGAGCTAAGATCAAATATATTTTTGAGACCCACTTTCATGCTGACTTTGTGTCGGGACATGTGGATCTGGCTGCTAAGACCGGTGCCACTATTGTATATGGTCCCAATGCCAAAACGGAGTATGACATTCACGAAGCAACTGACGGTGAGCTGTTTCGGATTGGAAAAATCAAGATAAAAGTATTGCACACTCCAGGACATACCATGGAGAGCACCACCTATCTACTGATAGATGAGGCCGGGAAGGAACATGCTATTTTCAGTGGAGATACACTTTTCATTGGCGATGTGGGACGGCCCGATCTGGCTCAGAAAGGCACACTCACTCAAGATGACCTGGCTGGTTATTTATATGATAGCCTACGAACCAAGATCATGACCTTACCCGATGAGGTGATTGTGTACCCGGCACATGGAGCAGGCTCGGCCTGTGGCAAAAACATGAGCAAGGAAACCACCGACCTGCTGGGCAACCAGAAGAAAACCAATTATGCACTCAGGGCGGATATGACCAAAGAGGAATTTATCAAAGAAGTGACAGATGGTTTGCTGCCGCCACCACAGTACTTTGCGCAAAACGTGGCCATGAATAAATCTGGTGCCAAAGGAATGGATGAGATCCTTGAAAAAGGAAATGTGCCATTGGATGTAGAGACGTTTGAGGCAGTAGCTAATCACGAAGGAGCTTTGGTTTTGGATACCCGCTCTCCCGGAGAGTTTGCTGCTGACCATGTACCCAACTCCATCTTTATTGGTATTGATGGCAGTTTTGCGCCGTGGGTAGGAGCGTTGATCCCTGATTTGGAACAACCCATTGTATTCATAGCGCCTGAAGGCCGTGAGGAGGAGATCGTAACACGACTTTCCAGAGTTGGGTATGATAATACCCTGGGCTATCTGAGCGGAGGAATGGCAGCATGGAAAGCTGCTGGAAAAGATACCGAGCAGGTCACTACTATCCCTGCACATCAATTCGCAAGTGCTTATAAGGAAGGTGGCCTGAATGTCATGGATGTGCGAAAGCCATCAGAATTTGAAGCTGAGCATGTGGAAGATGCGATGAACTTGCCACTGGATTTTATCAGTGAAAACATGGATCAGGTGGACAAGAAGAAGCAATACCACATTCATTGTGCGGGAGGTTATCGATCTATGATTGCAGCTTCGATATTGAAATCCCGGGGATTTGACAATATTGTGGATGTGGCCGGAGGCTTCAAGGCCATCTCCGAAACGGATATACCTACTACCAATTATGTATGTCCTTCTACTTTGAAGTGA
- the cydB gene encoding cytochrome d ubiquinol oxidase subunit II, with the protein MATFIGIEYTTWWFLVVGAVFSGYAILDGFDLGAGAWHLFFKDDKSRRTALNAIGPVWDGNEVWLVIGGGALFAGFPIVYATLLSAMYIPFMLFLVLIIFRAISIEFRSKEPMKWWQNMWDGAYSFSSIMLAVLLGVVLGNVLQGMPIGPDLEFDGDWIAFFNPYAVMVGICTLALFMMHGAIYLIMKTEGKQFIKMTLHVKQAIIFFLVSFGITTLYTLIYFPHLSDRFKGEPVLFIVPLIAFLSIANIPRLISKKRYGNAFAFSCISIATLLIVVAIELFPVIILSNENPANSLTIHNASASEKSLGTLLIIAAIGTPLVVAYTTFVFWTFRGKVKMDELSY; encoded by the coding sequence ATGGCAACTTTCATAGGCATAGAATATACAACGTGGTGGTTTCTGGTAGTAGGAGCTGTTTTCTCAGGATATGCCATTCTGGATGGCTTTGACCTGGGCGCCGGTGCCTGGCATCTCTTTTTTAAGGATGACAAGAGCCGAAGAACAGCGCTCAATGCCATCGGCCCGGTATGGGATGGCAACGAAGTGTGGCTGGTGATTGGTGGAGGTGCCTTGTTTGCCGGATTCCCGATCGTTTATGCCACCCTGCTTTCTGCCATGTACATTCCATTTATGCTCTTTTTGGTACTGATTATTTTCAGGGCCATTTCCATAGAGTTTCGAAGCAAAGAGCCCATGAAATGGTGGCAAAATATGTGGGACGGTGCTTACAGTTTTTCCAGCATCATGCTGGCCGTGCTCCTGGGTGTGGTATTGGGCAATGTGCTTCAGGGAATGCCAATAGGTCCCGATCTGGAATTTGATGGCGACTGGATTGCTTTTTTTAACCCTTACGCAGTAATGGTGGGCATCTGCACCCTGGCCCTCTTCATGATGCATGGAGCGATCTACCTCATCATGAAGACGGAAGGCAAACAATTTATCAAAATGACCCTGCATGTAAAGCAGGCTATTATTTTCTTTCTGGTGAGCTTCGGTATCACTACTCTCTATACCCTCATCTACTTTCCCCATCTTTCCGATCGGTTCAAAGGCGAACCAGTACTATTCATCGTGCCCTTGATTGCCTTCCTGAGTATTGCCAATATTCCGAGACTGATTAGCAAAAAACGCTACGGCAATGCATTCGCCTTTTCCTGCATCTCCATTGCTACACTGCTCATTGTGGTAGCCATTGAGCTATTTCCTGTGATTATTCTTTCCAATGAGAATCCTGCCAACAGTCTGACCATTCATAATGCCAGTGCTTCCGAAAAATCACTGGGAACCCTTCTGATCATAGCGGCCATAGGCACACCTTTGGTGGTGGCCTACACGACCTTCGTTTTTTGGACCTTCCGGGGAAAAGTAAAAATGGATGAGCTGAGTTATTAG
- a CDS encoding cytochrome ubiquinol oxidase subunit I yields the protein MDVEILSRIQFALTISFHYIYPPVSIGLGLIMVIMEGLYLRTKDPAYEQLARFWTKIFALTFGIGVATGIVMEFEFGTNWATYSRYVGDIFGSALAAEGIFAFALESGFLGILLFGWNRVSPVVHFTATLGVWLGSMFSAVWIVVANSWQQTPGGYHIVGEGMEARAEITDFWAMVFNPSSVDRLSHVWIGSFLAGAFLVMSVHAYYLLKNRHIEVSKKAFKIALVVGVVASLSQLFTGHRSADGVAVNQPVKLAAMEGHFDSLAAADMYLLGWVDKEKQEVSGIKIPNGLSFLIHQDFNAKVKGINAFPEDERPGQINAVFQFYHLMVGIGMALIGLSLLGCFLWWRGKLFDHRWVLKAFVVAVLLPQIANQAGWFAAEMGRQPWVVYGLLRTSDALSKVVTANQVIFSLVLFSLVYSLLFALFIYLLNKKIQHGPQDGEMIDQRPHQREIVDAIQS from the coding sequence ATGGATGTAGAAATTCTCTCCCGCATTCAGTTTGCGCTTACCATTTCCTTTCACTACATCTACCCCCCGGTGAGCATCGGGCTCGGGCTGATCATGGTCATCATGGAAGGCCTCTACCTCCGCACTAAGGATCCCGCTTATGAACAACTGGCCAGGTTTTGGACCAAGATCTTCGCACTTACCTTTGGCATTGGAGTAGCCACAGGTATCGTCATGGAGTTTGAGTTTGGCACTAACTGGGCTACCTACTCACGCTATGTGGGCGATATTTTTGGCAGCGCACTGGCCGCTGAAGGCATCTTTGCTTTTGCGCTCGAAAGCGGATTTCTCGGTATTCTCTTGTTCGGATGGAACAGGGTAAGTCCAGTCGTTCACTTCACAGCCACACTTGGCGTATGGCTTGGGTCAATGTTTTCGGCAGTATGGATCGTGGTGGCCAACTCGTGGCAGCAGACGCCGGGAGGGTACCACATCGTAGGCGAAGGCATGGAAGCCAGAGCTGAGATCACCGATTTTTGGGCCATGGTCTTCAATCCATCCAGTGTAGACCGGCTATCTCACGTATGGATCGGTTCATTTTTGGCTGGGGCATTTCTGGTCATGAGCGTACATGCCTACTATCTTCTAAAAAACAGACACATAGAAGTGTCCAAAAAAGCGTTCAAAATTGCACTTGTAGTGGGGGTTGTCGCCTCCTTGTCACAGCTTTTCACCGGGCACAGGTCTGCAGATGGAGTGGCCGTGAATCAACCTGTGAAATTGGCCGCCATGGAGGGCCACTTTGATAGTCTGGCTGCCGCGGATATGTACCTCCTCGGGTGGGTGGATAAGGAGAAACAGGAGGTTTCGGGAATCAAAATCCCCAATGGCCTTTCATTTTTGATTCACCAGGATTTCAATGCCAAAGTAAAGGGGATAAATGCTTTTCCTGAAGATGAAAGACCTGGACAAATCAATGCCGTGTTTCAGTTTTATCACCTGATGGTGGGGATCGGAATGGCGCTCATCGGGCTTTCCCTGCTGGGTTGCTTTCTTTGGTGGCGTGGAAAATTATTCGATCACCGATGGGTGCTCAAAGCCTTTGTGGTGGCCGTGCTCCTGCCTCAAATAGCCAATCAGGCGGGCTGGTTTGCTGCTGAGATGGGACGTCAACCGTGGGTAGTCTATGGTCTGCTTCGTACATCCGATGCGCTCTCGAAGGTGGTCACGGCTAACCAGGTGATCTTTTCACTGGTGCTGTTCTCATTGGTCTATTCACTGCTCTTTGCGCTTTTCATCTACCTGCTCAATAAAAAGATTCAACATGGCCCTCAGGATGGAGAAATGATCGATCAGCGGCCGCATCAGCGCGAAATTGTAGATGCGATTCAATCTTAA
- a CDS encoding YeeE/YedE family protein, producing the protein MKEILDFVSQPWPWYVAGPLIALVMFTLIIFGNNFGISANLRTVCSIVGAGKNCEFFDFNWKSQLWNLVFAFGLVLGGLITHQYLTTPDEVTLSAATLADLAELGIEAPRDQLVPLSIFSWESLATVRGFIILVVGGFLIGFGTRYAGGCTSGHAISGLSDLQLPSLIAVVGFFIGGLFMTYLVLPYLFTL; encoded by the coding sequence ATGAAAGAAATATTGGATTTCGTTAGTCAACCCTGGCCCTGGTATGTGGCCGGTCCTCTGATAGCGCTGGTTATGTTTACGTTGATCATTTTCGGAAACAACTTTGGGATTTCAGCCAACCTGAGAACAGTTTGCTCCATTGTGGGTGCAGGGAAGAACTGCGAATTTTTCGACTTTAACTGGAAAAGTCAGTTGTGGAATTTGGTTTTTGCTTTTGGGTTGGTGCTTGGCGGGCTGATCACACATCAGTATCTCACTACTCCGGATGAGGTTACCCTCTCCGCTGCCACACTTGCTGACCTGGCTGAGCTGGGTATAGAGGCACCCCGCGATCAACTGGTGCCCTTGAGTATTTTTAGCTGGGAGTCGCTGGCTACAGTGAGGGGTTTTATTATTCTGGTGGTTGGTGGATTCCTGATCGGCTTTGGTACCAGGTATGCAGGTGGCTGTACTTCGGGGCATGCCATTAGCGGCCTCAGCGATCTGCAACTTCCGTCTTTGATCGCTGTGGTAGGGTTTTTCATCGGAGGGCTTTTTATGACCTACCTGGTTCTCCCTTATCTATTCACTTTATAA
- a CDS encoding DUF6691 family protein, with protein sequence MKIFRYIIVGIVFGITLAKSEVISWYRIYEMFKFQSFHMYGVIGSAVILGIISVQMMKRFNIKTIDGLPIVINPKQMSVSRYLFGGIIFGLGWAMTGACPGPMFILLGNGVGVILVVIASALLGTYTYGLVRNKLPH encoded by the coding sequence ATGAAAATATTCAGATACATCATAGTAGGCATCGTCTTTGGGATCACCCTGGCCAAATCAGAGGTAATCTCCTGGTACAGGATTTATGAGATGTTTAAATTCCAGTCATTTCACATGTATGGAGTGATTGGCTCAGCGGTTATTTTAGGAATTATCTCTGTCCAGATGATGAAGCGGTTCAACATCAAAACCATTGATGGATTGCCCATAGTAATCAACCCCAAGCAGATGAGTGTTTCCCGATATCTTTTTGGGGGCATCATATTTGGGTTGGGTTGGGCCATGACAGGAGCCTGCCCCGGGCCTATGTTTATTCTGTTGGGCAATGGAGTAGGCGTCATTCTGGTGGTCATCGCTTCTGCGCTTCTGGGCACTTACACGTATGGTTTGGTGAGAAATAAGTTGCCTCACTAA
- a CDS encoding rhodanese-like domain-containing protein yields MKNLTITLTAPGNIKLAFYLGTTLLLIALLSSCQSSAQSPEYRTVTNEELVTLLKDESVQLLDVRTPEEVAQGVIAGAGHIDIYDPEFDNKLSQLDRTRPVAVYCAAGGRSAKASMKLKESGFQKIYDLKGGYRGWQQAGFPVSQ; encoded by the coding sequence ATGAAAAATTTAACGATAACCCTAACAGCCCCGGGAAACATCAAATTGGCGTTTTATTTGGGCACCACCCTGTTATTGATCGCCTTACTAAGCTCCTGTCAGAGCTCTGCTCAAAGCCCTGAGTATCGGACAGTAACCAATGAAGAACTTGTGACACTGCTAAAAGATGAGAGTGTACAGCTTTTGGATGTGCGTACGCCAGAGGAGGTTGCTCAGGGAGTGATTGCTGGTGCAGGCCATATTGATATCTACGATCCTGAGTTTGACAACAAACTAAGCCAACTGGATAGGACCAGGCCCGTAGCGGTCTATTGTGCGGCAGGTGGCAGAAGCGCCAAAGCCAGTATGAAACTCAAGGAATCGGGGTTTCAAAAAATATATGACCTAAAAGGTGGCTACAGGGGCTGGCAGCAAGCAGGTTTTCCTGTTTCCCAATAG
- a CDS encoding DUF4494 domain-containing protein, whose protein sequence is MKIWYSCKVKHNKELDDGMLKQVTDAYLMDAVSYTDAESRMYEICERDISGEFTVTQITKTNIAEVIHHEDSEKWFKSKVVYATVDGDSDKEVKINTYLLVSADHVKQAYERIEDHLNSMLVPYDIPSITLTNILEVYPYDPDEEKIPSNLKPLSEVESDED, encoded by the coding sequence ATGAAGATCTGGTATTCGTGTAAAGTGAAACACAATAAGGAATTGGATGATGGAATGCTCAAGCAGGTAACTGATGCTTATCTGATGGATGCAGTTTCCTATACTGATGCCGAAAGTCGTATGTACGAAATATGCGAACGGGATATTTCAGGAGAATTCACAGTGACACAAATCACGAAAACCAACATAGCCGAAGTGATTCATCATGAGGACTCTGAAAAATGGTTCAAAAGCAAAGTAGTCTATGCCACTGTAGATGGAGATAGCGACAAAGAGGTGAAAATCAACACCTACCTGCTGGTGAGCGCAGATCATGTGAAGCAAGCGTATGAGCGTATTGAAGATCACCTAAACTCAATGCTGGTCCCCTATGACATTCCTTCTATCACCTTAACAAACATATTGGAAGTATACCCATACGATCCGGACGAAGAGAAGATCCCTTCCAACCTGAAGCCATTGTCTGAGGTGGAGTCTGACGAAGACTAA